Proteins co-encoded in one Cricetulus griseus strain 17A/GY chromosome 1 unlocalized genomic scaffold, alternate assembly CriGri-PICRH-1.0 chr1_1, whole genome shotgun sequence genomic window:
- the LOC107977279 gene encoding kelch repeat and BTB domain-containing protein 6-like isoform X4 produces MQSREDAPRSRRLASSRGGRRPKRISKPSVSAFFTGPEELKDAAHSAALLAQLKSFYDARLLCDVTIEVVTPGSGPGTGRLFSCNRNVLAAACPYFKSMFTGGMYESQQASVTIHDVDAESFEVLVDYCYTGRVSLSEANVQRLYAASDMLQLEYVREACASFLARRLDLTNCTAILKFADAFDHHKLRSQAQSFIAHNFKQLSRMGSIREETLADLTLAQLLAVLRLDSLDVDSEKTVCHVAVQWLEAAPKERGPSAAEVFKCVRWAHFPAEDQDYLEGLLTKPIVKKYCQNIIEGALLQLRSGDGLQKSLVPVTSSSSSSSSSSSSSNSNSNSNSNSNSSNNKSTSSTVVPVEENPPHRLTGVYPFCLESGQSFLAEEEAIPSEPSISWDLVTEDRGMCSRMRN; encoded by the exons ATGCAGTCCCGGGAAGACGCCCCGCGCTCTCGCCGCCTCGCCAGTTCCCGCGGCGGGAGGCGACCCAAGAGGATCTCCAAGCCTTCGGTGTCGGCCTTTTTCACGGGCCCCGAGGAGCTGAAGGACGCGGCCCACTCTGCAGCCCTCCTGGCCCAGCTCAAGTCTTTCTACGACGCGCGGCTGCTGTGTGATGTGACCATCGAGGTGGTGACGCCCGGCAGCGGGCCCGGCACGGGGCGCCTCTTCTCGTGCAACCGCAACGTGCTGGCGGCGGCGTGCCCCTACTTCAAGAGCATGTTCACGGGCGGCATGTACGAGAGCCAGCAGGCCAGCGTGACCATCCACGACGTGGACGCCGAGTCCTTCGAGGTCTTGGTGGACTACTGCTACACCGGCCGCGTGTCCCTGAGCGAGGCCAACGTGCAGCGCCTGTACGCGGCCTCGGATATGCTGCAGCTGGAGTACGTGCGCGAAGCCTGTGCTTCCTTCCTGGCTCGCAGGCTTGACCTGACCAACTGCACTGCCATCCTCAAGTTTGCCGACGCCTTTGACCACCACAAGCTGCGCTCCCAGGCCCAGTCCTTCATAGCTCACAACTTCAAGCAGCTCAGCAGGATGGGTTCCATTCGGGAGGAGACGCTGGCAGACCTGACCCTGGCGCAGCTGCTGGCCGTGCTGCGTCTCGACAGTCTGGACGTAGACAGTGAGAAGACAGTGTGTCATGTGGCCGTGCAGTGGCTCGAGGCTGCTCCCAAAGAGCGGGGCCCCAGTGCTGCAGAAGTCTTCAAGTGTGTTCGTTGGGCGCATTTCCCTGCGGAAGACCAGGACTACCTGGAAGGGCTGCTGACCAAGCCTATTGTGAAGAAGTACTGCCAGAACATTATTGAAGGGGCCCTCCTGCAGCTGCGTTCTGGTGATGGATTGCAGAAGTCTCTAGTGCCGGtgacaagcagcagcagcagcagcagcagcagcagtagtagcagcaatagcaatagcaatagcaatagcaacagcaacagcagcaataaTAAGAGCACCAGCAGCACTGTCGTCCCTGTAGAAGAAAATCCGCCCCATAGATTAA CCGGTGTTTATCCTTTCTGCCTTGAATCTGGTCAGAGTTTCCTGGCTGAAGAAGAAGCAATACCTAGCGAACCTAGCATCAGTTGGGACTTAG TGACAGAAGACAGAGGAATGTGCTCCAGGATGAGGAACTAA
- the LOC107977279 gene encoding kelch repeat and BTB domain-containing protein 6-like isoform X3 — MQSREDAPRSRRLASSRGGRRPKRISKPSVSAFFTGPEELKDAAHSAALLAQLKSFYDARLLCDVTIEVVTPGSGPGTGRLFSCNRNVLAAACPYFKSMFTGGMYESQQASVTIHDVDAESFEVLVDYCYTGRVSLSEANVQRLYAASDMLQLEYVREACASFLARRLDLTNCTAILKFADAFDHHKLRSQAQSFIAHNFKQLSRMGSIREETLADLTLAQLLAVLRLDSLDVDSEKTVCHVAVQWLEAAPKERGPSAAEVFKCVRWAHFPAEDQDYLEGLLTKPIVKKYCQNIIEGALLQLRSGDGLQKSLVPVTSSSSSSSSSSSSSNSNSNSNSNSNSSNNKSTSSTVVPVEENPPHRLTGVYPFCLESGQSFLAEEEAIPSEPSISWDLGRLGELVYDSGSSGSFYDDDFGL, encoded by the exons ATGCAGTCCCGGGAAGACGCCCCGCGCTCTCGCCGCCTCGCCAGTTCCCGCGGCGGGAGGCGACCCAAGAGGATCTCCAAGCCTTCGGTGTCGGCCTTTTTCACGGGCCCCGAGGAGCTGAAGGACGCGGCCCACTCTGCAGCCCTCCTGGCCCAGCTCAAGTCTTTCTACGACGCGCGGCTGCTGTGTGATGTGACCATCGAGGTGGTGACGCCCGGCAGCGGGCCCGGCACGGGGCGCCTCTTCTCGTGCAACCGCAACGTGCTGGCGGCGGCGTGCCCCTACTTCAAGAGCATGTTCACGGGCGGCATGTACGAGAGCCAGCAGGCCAGCGTGACCATCCACGACGTGGACGCCGAGTCCTTCGAGGTCTTGGTGGACTACTGCTACACCGGCCGCGTGTCCCTGAGCGAGGCCAACGTGCAGCGCCTGTACGCGGCCTCGGATATGCTGCAGCTGGAGTACGTGCGCGAAGCCTGTGCTTCCTTCCTGGCTCGCAGGCTTGACCTGACCAACTGCACTGCCATCCTCAAGTTTGCCGACGCCTTTGACCACCACAAGCTGCGCTCCCAGGCCCAGTCCTTCATAGCTCACAACTTCAAGCAGCTCAGCAGGATGGGTTCCATTCGGGAGGAGACGCTGGCAGACCTGACCCTGGCGCAGCTGCTGGCCGTGCTGCGTCTCGACAGTCTGGACGTAGACAGTGAGAAGACAGTGTGTCATGTGGCCGTGCAGTGGCTCGAGGCTGCTCCCAAAGAGCGGGGCCCCAGTGCTGCAGAAGTCTTCAAGTGTGTTCGTTGGGCGCATTTCCCTGCGGAAGACCAGGACTACCTGGAAGGGCTGCTGACCAAGCCTATTGTGAAGAAGTACTGCCAGAACATTATTGAAGGGGCCCTCCTGCAGCTGCGTTCTGGTGATGGATTGCAGAAGTCTCTAGTGCCGGtgacaagcagcagcagcagcagcagcagcagcagtagtagcagcaatagcaatagcaatagcaatagcaacagcaacagcagcaataaTAAGAGCACCAGCAGCACTGTCGTCCCTGTAGAAGAAAATCCGCCCCATAGATTAA CCGGTGTTTATCCTTTCTGCCTTGAATCTGGTCAGAGTTTCCTGGCTGAAGAAGAAGCAATACCTAGCGAACCTAGCATCAGTTGGGACTTAGGTAGGTTGGGTGAGCTGGTCTATGACTCAGGAAGTTCAGGCTCTTTTTATGATGATGATTTTGGGTTGTAG
- the LOC107977279 gene encoding kelch repeat and BTB domain-containing protein 6-like isoform X5, protein MQSREDAPRSRRLASSRGGRRPKRISKPSVSAFFTGPEELKDAAHSAALLAQLKSFYDARLLCDVTIEVVTPGSGPGTGRLFSCNRNVLAAACPYFKSMFTGGMYESQQASVTIHDVDAESFEVLVDYCYTGRVSLSEANVQRLYAASDMLQLEYVREACASFLARRLDLTNCTAILKFADAFDHHKLRSQAQSFIAHNFKQLSRMGSIREETLADLTLAQLLAVLRLDSLDVDSEKTVCHVAVQWLEAAPKERGPSAAEVFKCVRWAHFPAEDQDYLEGLLTKPIVKKYCQNIIEGALLQLRSGDGLQKSLVPVTSSSSSSSSSSSSSNSNSNSNSNSNSSNNKSTSSTVVPVEENPPHRLTGVYPFCLESGQSFLAEEEAIPSEPSISWDLVFIIQ, encoded by the exons ATGCAGTCCCGGGAAGACGCCCCGCGCTCTCGCCGCCTCGCCAGTTCCCGCGGCGGGAGGCGACCCAAGAGGATCTCCAAGCCTTCGGTGTCGGCCTTTTTCACGGGCCCCGAGGAGCTGAAGGACGCGGCCCACTCTGCAGCCCTCCTGGCCCAGCTCAAGTCTTTCTACGACGCGCGGCTGCTGTGTGATGTGACCATCGAGGTGGTGACGCCCGGCAGCGGGCCCGGCACGGGGCGCCTCTTCTCGTGCAACCGCAACGTGCTGGCGGCGGCGTGCCCCTACTTCAAGAGCATGTTCACGGGCGGCATGTACGAGAGCCAGCAGGCCAGCGTGACCATCCACGACGTGGACGCCGAGTCCTTCGAGGTCTTGGTGGACTACTGCTACACCGGCCGCGTGTCCCTGAGCGAGGCCAACGTGCAGCGCCTGTACGCGGCCTCGGATATGCTGCAGCTGGAGTACGTGCGCGAAGCCTGTGCTTCCTTCCTGGCTCGCAGGCTTGACCTGACCAACTGCACTGCCATCCTCAAGTTTGCCGACGCCTTTGACCACCACAAGCTGCGCTCCCAGGCCCAGTCCTTCATAGCTCACAACTTCAAGCAGCTCAGCAGGATGGGTTCCATTCGGGAGGAGACGCTGGCAGACCTGACCCTGGCGCAGCTGCTGGCCGTGCTGCGTCTCGACAGTCTGGACGTAGACAGTGAGAAGACAGTGTGTCATGTGGCCGTGCAGTGGCTCGAGGCTGCTCCCAAAGAGCGGGGCCCCAGTGCTGCAGAAGTCTTCAAGTGTGTTCGTTGGGCGCATTTCCCTGCGGAAGACCAGGACTACCTGGAAGGGCTGCTGACCAAGCCTATTGTGAAGAAGTACTGCCAGAACATTATTGAAGGGGCCCTCCTGCAGCTGCGTTCTGGTGATGGATTGCAGAAGTCTCTAGTGCCGGtgacaagcagcagcagcagcagcagcagcagcagtagtagcagcaatagcaatagcaatagcaatagcaacagcaacagcagcaataaTAAGAGCACCAGCAGCACTGTCGTCCCTGTAGAAGAAAATCCGCCCCATAGATTAA CCGGTGTTTATCCTTTCTGCCTTGAATCTGGTCAGAGTTTCCTGGCTGAAGAAGAAGCAATACCTAGCGAACCTAGCATCAGTTGGGACTTAG TATTTATTATCCAGTGA
- the LOC107977279 gene encoding kelch repeat and BTB domain-containing protein 7-like isoform X2, giving the protein MQSREDAPRSRRLASSRGGRRPKRISKPSVSAFFTGPEELKDAAHSAALLAQLKSFYDARLLCDVTIEVVTPGSGPGTGRLFSCNRNVLAAACPYFKSMFTGGMYESQQASVTIHDVDAESFEVLVDYCYTGRVSLSEANVQRLYAASDMLQLEYVREACASFLARRLDLTNCTAILKFADAFDHHKLRSQAQSFIAHNFKQLSRMGSIREETLADLTLAQLLAVLRLDSLDVDSEKTVCHVAVQWLEAAPKERGPSAAEVFKCVRWAHFPAEDQDYLEGLLTKPIVKKYCQNIIEGALLQLRSGDGLQKSLVPVTSSSSSSSSSSSSSNSNSNSNSNSNSSNNKSTSSTVVPVEENPPHRLSMCAKRMIIFEHHKHPFLYSDPYFVEIYKVPSPLTFLAHNRIVTTLSSLVSPDHDICLCPAQERRMGV; this is encoded by the coding sequence ATGCAGTCCCGGGAAGACGCCCCGCGCTCTCGCCGCCTCGCCAGTTCCCGCGGCGGGAGGCGACCCAAGAGGATCTCCAAGCCTTCGGTGTCGGCCTTTTTCACGGGCCCCGAGGAGCTGAAGGACGCGGCCCACTCTGCAGCCCTCCTGGCCCAGCTCAAGTCTTTCTACGACGCGCGGCTGCTGTGTGATGTGACCATCGAGGTGGTGACGCCCGGCAGCGGGCCCGGCACGGGGCGCCTCTTCTCGTGCAACCGCAACGTGCTGGCGGCGGCGTGCCCCTACTTCAAGAGCATGTTCACGGGCGGCATGTACGAGAGCCAGCAGGCCAGCGTGACCATCCACGACGTGGACGCCGAGTCCTTCGAGGTCTTGGTGGACTACTGCTACACCGGCCGCGTGTCCCTGAGCGAGGCCAACGTGCAGCGCCTGTACGCGGCCTCGGATATGCTGCAGCTGGAGTACGTGCGCGAAGCCTGTGCTTCCTTCCTGGCTCGCAGGCTTGACCTGACCAACTGCACTGCCATCCTCAAGTTTGCCGACGCCTTTGACCACCACAAGCTGCGCTCCCAGGCCCAGTCCTTCATAGCTCACAACTTCAAGCAGCTCAGCAGGATGGGTTCCATTCGGGAGGAGACGCTGGCAGACCTGACCCTGGCGCAGCTGCTGGCCGTGCTGCGTCTCGACAGTCTGGACGTAGACAGTGAGAAGACAGTGTGTCATGTGGCCGTGCAGTGGCTCGAGGCTGCTCCCAAAGAGCGGGGCCCCAGTGCTGCAGAAGTCTTCAAGTGTGTTCGTTGGGCGCATTTCCCTGCGGAAGACCAGGACTACCTGGAAGGGCTGCTGACCAAGCCTATTGTGAAGAAGTACTGCCAGAACATTATTGAAGGGGCCCTCCTGCAGCTGCGTTCTGGTGATGGATTGCAGAAGTCTCTAGTGCCGGtgacaagcagcagcagcagcagcagcagcagcagtagtagcagcaatagcaatagcaatagcaatagcaacagcaacagcagcaataaTAAGAGCACCAGCAGCACTGTCGTCCCTGTAGAAGAAAATCCGCCCCATAGATTAAGTATGTGTGCCAAAAGAATGATAATCTTTGAACACCACAAGCATCCCTTTCTCTACAGTGACCCATACTTTGTGGAGATTTACAAAGTGCCCTCACCTTTGACTTTCCTTGCTCACAATAGAATTGTCACTACCCTTAGCTCTCTGGTCTCTCCAGACCATGACATCTGTCTCTGCCCAGCCCAGGAAAGACGTATGGGTGTATAA